The genomic stretch TGAAAAGCCTTCTGGCGAACGTTCCAGCTGAGATCGTCACCGCCCAATCCGGCAACGAAACCCTGGCGCTCTGTCTTAAAAACGACTTTGCCCTCCTGCTTCTGGATGTCCAGATGCCCCAGATGGATGGCTATGAGGTGGCGGAGCTGCTGCGGGGGGATCGGCAAACCCGCCACATTCCCATCATCTTTGTGACTGCGGTCTATGCTGAGGAAAAAAACAAGCTCAAGGGGTATGACGCCGGGGCGGTGGATTTTATTCTGAAACCCATCGATGACCGCATTTTACTCTCCAAAGTGCGAATATTTCTGGATCTTCACCAACAAAAGCGGACTCTCTCCCATCAGGCGGATTTGCTGGAAGATAAAAACAACCAGCTGGAACAGGAGATCCGCCAACGACGCCAAGTGGAGCAAGAGTTGCGGCAGGCCAAACAGGAAGCCGAAGCGGCCAACATCGCCAAAAGCCGCTTTTTGGCCGCCATGAGCCACGAAATCCGCACCCCCCTTAATGGCGTACTCGGATTTGCCCAGCTGCTGATCTCCAGCGCCCTCGATGAAAAACAGCGCCGTCACGTGGATACCATCATCCACTCCGGTCAGGGTCTGCTCACGGTCATCAACGATATTCTCGACTTTTCCAAGGTGGAGTCCGGTGCCATCCATCTGGAAAAAATTCCCTTCGACCTGGCCCCGGTCCTGGAAAATGTCAAAACCCTCCTCACCCCCCACGCCACCGAAAAAGGGGTGGAGATGTTATGGCAGATTTTCCCCAACGTCCCCACCCGGCTCACCGGTGACCCCAACCGTCTGCGGCAAGTGCTCCTGAATCTCCTGGGCAATGCGGTCAAATTTACTGAAAAAGGAATTGTGTCGCTCTATGTAGAGCAGGTAGAGGTAACTGAATCAGAAGCGCTTTTGCGTTTTTTGGTGGATGACAGCGGCATCGGTATTCCCGATGAAGCCAGGAGCAAGCTCTTCTCCCCCTTTTATCAGGCCGACAGCTCCACCACCCGCCGGTTTGGCGGCACCGGCCTGGGGCTGGCCATCTCCTCGGGCCTCGTGGGAGTGATGGGAGGGAGCATGGAGGTGGATTCCATCGTCGGCAAAGGCAGCTCCTTTCGCTTTACCGCCCAATTCGGCCTTCCCAGCACCCAGGCACAATCCCCCCAGCCCAAAACCGGTGGCGATGTCCAGCAGCCCCATATCGATAACGTCCGCTTGCTGGTGGCCGAAGATGATCCCATGGCCCAATCACTCATCGGTGAAATATTGGAAAGAATGGGGTTTGCCCAGGTGGATCTGGTCTCCAACGGCCAGCAAGTGATCGAAAAATTGGCCAAAGCCCCCTACGATCTACTCATCATGGATTGCCGGATGCCCCTCATGGACGGCTATGAAACCACCCGTGAAATCCGCCGCCTGGAAAAAAATACCGATACTCCCCCCCTCCCCATTCTCGCCTTGACCGCCAACGCCATGGAAGAGGAACGCCAAGCCTGCTTTGCCGCTGGCATGGATGATTTCATCACCAAACCCTTCCGCATGCAGGATCTGCGGGAACGCATCCAACACCTCGTCCAAACCAGGGTCCAAAACACCCCATGCACAAAAAAAACCGGCCACAGCCGCCCCCCCCCATGACTTGATGCAACCAACCAGCAACCGAAGCCGAAATATCGAAACCGCTGTTTAACCAATAAACTCACTCAACCTTTCATATCCGGAGCCCACGATCATGTTCCCAGATACCCCCGTCATCCAATTCCAAGACCCCCTGGGAGATCTCCTGGGAGCTGGAGAGGACGCATTCCACTACACCTTCAACGATGCCGTCAAGCTCGCCGGACACGCCTGTCCCACCGTGGCTGGAGCCTTTCTGCTGGTCAAAAGAGCGGTGGAAATTCTCTATCCCGACTCCCCCCCCCAGCGGGGAGATATTGAAATCAAGGTGAGTGGTGGGGTCGCGGAAGGGGTGAACGGTCCCATGAGCCAGGTGATGACCCTCCTCACTGGCGCAGCGGCGGAAAACGGCTTTAAGGGATTGGGAGGACTCCACGCCCGGGAGGGATTGCTCAGTTTTGATTCCGGAGAGCCCCACCCCCCCACCCGCTTCACCTTCAAAAGCCGCTCCAATGGCCGCTCCACCTCCCTGGTTTATTCACCCCAGGGCTTTCCCCCAGCACCAGAGATGGGGCCTGCTCTCCAGGCCATCCTCTCCGGCAACGACGACCCGCAGGTCAGGGAACAGTTTCAAAATGCCTGGCGGGGACGGGTGCTGGCGATTCTGGCCGATGGGGGGGAAACCACGGTGGGGCAAGTCTAACGGGGAAAAAAGAGCACCTGGGTCCGGAATCGAATAAATGGTTCACAGGAACATTCCGGATCCAGTCCGCTTGTATGAAAAAGGGATTATTCTTCGATACGAAATTCCGGGGCATCCACCGAAACCACCTCCACCCCATAGATGGTGGTCAATCCCTCGCCGGGATCAAAGCCATAGAGGTGGTGCAGCTCCCGCCGTATAATCTTAGCCTGTTCAGCCGTGAGATGAATCCCCCCGGCTTGGCGGCCATCTGCTTCAAACGCCTTTTTCAACACCTTGATCTCTGCCAGTGTCATTCGTCGGTCATCCCTGTTCCGAGAGTGAATTTCTTAAAAAAAACCGTTTGCCATCATCGTCATCCCCATTCCCAAAAAAAAACTCACGCCTCCGTGGTACCATACTCCCGCAGCGCCTCGACATCCGGAATACAGATGGTCTTGTCCTCCACCTCAATCAACCCTCTCTTGCGCAGCTTGCCGAGAATTCTGGAAAAGGTCTCCGGCTGAATGGAAAGCCTGGAAGCGAGCACCCGCTTTCTGGCCCCCAATTGAAACCGGCAAGGACCGACATTCCCTTCGGGAACCTGATTGAGCAGATAGCGCACCAGACGACCCGAAGCGGTGTTGAGGCAGAGGCTGTCGATCTCCGCCACCTGATTAAAGAGCCTTCGGCTCATGTCAGCCAGCACCCGGAAGCAGGTTTCCGGAGACTCCTTGAGAATATCCAAAAACTGGCGGCTATCGAAGGAGAGCACCACACTCTCCCGGGTCGCATCCGCACACACCGGATAGAGCCGGGTTTCCATAAACATCACGGCGGTCGCAAAAAGTTCCCCCGGATCAATAATCTTGATGATTTTTTCCGCACCATTGGCTGAGAGCCGAAAAAGCTTTACCTGCCCCCGGTAGAGCAGAAAAAACCGTTCAGCCTGCTGTTGATCGTCAAACAGGTTTTCATTTTCAGCCAGCACCACCACCCGCATCCCCTGGCGCATTCTGGCAAGCTGTTCCTCGGAGAGGGCGGTAAAAAGAGCTGTCTCGCGGAAAGTCCGGTCGCTGATCTGACTTGCTTTCATCAATGGTTTCCAGCCTCCCGGGAAAAAAAATCCATCAGCCGAGCCAATCCACTACCGGGCATATCCACCGATCGGAGGCAGGATCGATGTTTGGCTTGAACCACAGGGAATCTAGCCCCATCGGCATCGAATTGGAAAGGGGTTTCCTACACGGAGCGGGCAAAATTGAGGAAAGTTCCCCCACCACCCAAATCCTCTGAGAGCCACGGGATTTCAGAAGAAGGGTGAATCAGGAAAAGCTGAAGAGAAAACAGGGCGTGAATACGGAAAAGGACGGGAAAGGATTTTTTCTTGGATCATGCCTATCTGGCACTTGGAAACCGAATCCCACAGGGGGAACGGCTCCCAAGGCCAGAAAGGATTGCCGATCAGTGAGGCCAGGCTTTAAATCGGCCTCCCTTGATCAGGAGGTGCGTTCAAAAATTTTCGCTGCTTCACCCGGCTCCAGGTTGAACTCCTGTTCAATCATCTCGTTCCAGGCATCCCGCTTGAAGGTTTTGCGGTCGGGTACCTTGCGATGGACCAGGTTGTAGTGACATTCGATGCAGGTTTT from Magnetococcales bacterium encodes the following:
- a CDS encoding Crp/Fnr family transcriptional regulator, with amino-acid sequence MKASQISDRTFRETALFTALSEEQLARMRQGMRVVVLAENENLFDDQQQAERFFLLYRGQVKLFRLSANGAEKIIKIIDPGELFATAVMFMETRLYPVCADATRESVVLSFDSRQFLDILKESPETCFRVLADMSRRLFNQVAEIDSLCLNTASGRLVRYLLNQVPEGNVGPCRFQLGARKRVLASRLSIQPETFSRILGKLRKRGLIEVEDKTICIPDVEALREYGTTEA
- a CDS encoding response regulator, with the translated sequence MSEASPKILIVDDKPANLIALKSLLANVPAEIVTAQSGNETLALCLKNDFALLLLDVQMPQMDGYEVAELLRGDRQTRHIPIIFVTAVYAEEKNKLKGYDAGAVDFILKPIDDRILLSKVRIFLDLHQQKRTLSHQADLLEDKNNQLEQEIRQRRQVEQELRQAKQEAEAANIAKSRFLAAMSHEIRTPLNGVLGFAQLLISSALDEKQRRHVDTIIHSGQGLLTVINDILDFSKVESGAIHLEKIPFDLAPVLENVKTLLTPHATEKGVEMLWQIFPNVPTRLTGDPNRLRQVLLNLLGNAVKFTEKGIVSLYVEQVEVTESEALLRFLVDDSGIGIPDEARSKLFSPFYQADSSTTRRFGGTGLGLAISSGLVGVMGGSMEVDSIVGKGSSFRFTAQFGLPSTQAQSPQPKTGGDVQQPHIDNVRLLVAEDDPMAQSLIGEILERMGFAQVDLVSNGQQVIEKLAKAPYDLLIMDCRMPLMDGYETTREIRRLEKNTDTPPLPILALTANAMEEERQACFAAGMDDFITKPFRMQDLRERIQHLVQTRVQNTPCTKKTGHSRPPP